Proteins from a single region of Lelliottia sp. JS-SCA-14:
- the pgsA gene encoding CDP-diacylglycerol--glycerol-3-phosphate 3-phosphatidyltransferase, which translates to MRFNIPTLLTLFRVVLIPFFVLAFYMPFTWAPFVCALIFLVAAVTDWFDGYLARRWNQSTRFGAFLDPVADKVMVAIAMVLVAEHYHTWWVTLPAATMIGREIIISALREWMAELGKRSSVAVSWIGKVKTTAQMASLVWMLWRPNAWVEWAGIGLLWVAAVLTLWSMLQYLNASRGDLLDQ; encoded by the coding sequence ATGCGATTTAACATCCCTACGTTGCTCACGCTTTTTCGCGTCGTACTTATCCCGTTCTTTGTGCTGGCTTTTTACATGCCATTCACCTGGGCTCCTTTTGTATGTGCGCTGATCTTCCTTGTGGCCGCGGTGACCGACTGGTTTGATGGCTATCTGGCGCGTCGCTGGAATCAGAGCACGCGTTTCGGTGCTTTCCTCGATCCTGTTGCCGATAAAGTGATGGTCGCCATTGCGATGGTGCTAGTGGCAGAGCATTACCACACCTGGTGGGTCACGCTGCCGGCAGCGACGATGATTGGCCGAGAAATTATTATCTCCGCCCTGCGCGAGTGGATGGCGGAGCTGGGTAAACGCAGCAGCGTGGCGGTCTCCTGGATTGGTAAAGTCAAAACCACGGCGCAGATGGCGTCTCTGGTGTGGATGCTGTGGCGTCCGAACGCCTGGGTCGAGTGGGCGGGAATCGGCCTGCTGTGGGTCGCTGCGGTGCTGACCCTGTGGTCAATGCTGCAATACCTCAACGCCTCGCGCGGCGATCTGCTTGATCAGTGA
- the uvrC gene encoding excinuclease ABC subunit UvrC, whose amino-acid sequence MSAVFDSKSFLKTVTSQPGVYRMYDAGGTVIYVGKAKDLKKRLSSYFRANLASRKTEALVALIQQIDVTVTHTETEALLLEHNYIKLYQPRYNVLLRDDKSYPFIFLSSDTHPRLATHRGAKHAKGEYFGPFPNGYAVRETLALLQKIFPVRQCENSVYRNRSRPCLQYQIGRCLGPCVAGLVSEEEYAQQVDYVRLFLAGKDDQVLTQLIARMEKASQALAFEEAARIRDQIQAVRRVTEKQFVSNTGDDLDVIGVSFDSGMACVHVLFIRQGKVLGSRSYFPKVPGGTELGEVVETFVGQFYLQGSQMRTLPSEILLDFNLHDKTLLADSLSELAGRRVNVQTKPRGDRARYLKLARTNAATALTTKLSQQSTVNQRLVALAAVLKLPEVKRMECFDISHTMGEQTVASCVVFDANGPVRAEYRRYNITGITPGDDYAAMNQVLRRRYGKAIEESKIPDVILIDGGKGQLGQAKTVFAELDVPWDKHHPILLGVAKGTDRKAGLETLFFEPEGEGFNLPPDSPALHVIQHIRDESHDHAIGGHRKKRAKVKNTSTLETIEGVGPKRRQMLLKYMGGLQGLLNASVEEIAKVPGISQGLAEKIYYSLKH is encoded by the coding sequence GTGAGTGCTGTGTTCGATTCAAAATCTTTCCTGAAAACCGTCACCAGCCAGCCAGGCGTCTACCGGATGTATGACGCTGGCGGTACGGTTATCTATGTTGGCAAAGCCAAAGACCTGAAAAAGCGTCTTTCCAGTTATTTCCGCGCCAATCTGGCCTCCCGTAAGACGGAAGCGCTGGTGGCACTGATCCAGCAAATCGACGTCACCGTGACCCACACGGAAACGGAAGCGCTGCTGCTGGAACACAACTACATCAAGCTCTATCAGCCGCGCTATAACGTGCTGTTGCGCGACGATAAATCGTATCCGTTCATTTTCCTCAGTAGCGACACTCACCCGCGCCTCGCCACCCATCGCGGGGCGAAACACGCGAAAGGGGAGTACTTCGGCCCGTTCCCGAACGGTTATGCCGTGCGTGAAACCCTCGCGCTGCTGCAAAAAATCTTCCCGGTACGCCAGTGTGAGAACAGCGTTTATCGCAACCGCTCGCGTCCGTGCCTGCAATATCAGATTGGCCGCTGCCTCGGCCCGTGCGTCGCGGGGCTGGTGAGTGAAGAAGAGTACGCCCAGCAGGTCGACTACGTGCGCCTGTTCCTCGCCGGAAAAGACGATCAGGTGTTAACCCAGCTGATTGCGCGTATGGAAAAAGCCAGCCAGGCGCTGGCGTTTGAAGAGGCCGCGCGAATTCGCGACCAAATTCAGGCGGTACGTCGCGTCACGGAAAAACAGTTTGTCTCAAATACCGGTGACGATCTGGACGTGATTGGCGTCTCCTTTGATTCCGGCATGGCCTGCGTCCACGTGCTGTTTATCCGCCAGGGCAAAGTGCTGGGCAGCCGCAGCTACTTCCCGAAAGTGCCGGGCGGTACAGAGCTTGGCGAAGTGGTGGAAACTTTCGTAGGCCAGTTCTATTTGCAGGGCAGCCAGATGCGCACCTTGCCGTCGGAGATCCTGCTCGACTTTAATCTGCATGATAAAACCCTGCTGGCGGACTCGCTGTCCGAGCTGGCGGGGCGACGCGTCAACGTTCAGACCAAACCGCGCGGCGATCGCGCACGTTATCTGAAGCTGGCGCGCACCAACGCGGCGACGGCGCTGACGACCAAACTCTCTCAACAGTCGACGGTTAATCAGCGTCTGGTGGCGCTGGCGGCGGTGCTGAAACTGCCGGAAGTGAAGCGGATGGAGTGTTTCGACATCAGCCACACCATGGGCGAGCAAACCGTTGCCTCCTGCGTGGTGTTTGACGCCAACGGCCCCGTGCGCGCGGAGTATCGCCGCTACAATATCACCGGCATTACGCCGGGCGATGACTATGCGGCGATGAACCAGGTGCTGCGTCGTCGCTACGGTAAAGCCATCGAAGAGAGCAAAATCCCGGACGTGATCCTCATCGACGGCGGGAAAGGGCAGCTCGGTCAGGCGAAAACGGTTTTCGCTGAACTCGATGTGCCGTGGGACAAACATCATCCGATTCTGCTCGGCGTGGCGAAAGGGACCGATCGTAAAGCCGGTCTGGAGACGCTGTTTTTTGAGCCGGAAGGGGAAGGGTTCAACTTGCCGCCGGATTCTCCCGCACTGCACGTGATCCAGCATATTCGCGATGAGTCCCACGACCACGCGATTGGCGGGCACCGTAAAAAACGGGCGAAGGTCAAAAACACCAGTACCCTTGAGACCATTGAGGGCGTCGGGCCAAAACGTCGGCAAATGTTGTTGAAATACATGGGCGGATTGCAAGGATTACTCAACGCCAGCGTGGAGGAAATTGCAAAAGTGCCGGGTATTTCGCAAGGGCTGGCAGAAAAGATCTACTACTCGTTGAAACATTGA
- the uvrY gene encoding UvrY/SirA/GacA family response regulator transcription factor, translating to MINVLLVDDHELVRAGIRRILEDIKGIKVAGEVCCGEDAVKWCRTHTADVVLMDMNMPGIGGLEATRKIARAYVDTKVIMLTVHTENPLPAKVMQAGAAGYLTKGAAPQEVVNAIRSVFAGQRYIASDIAQQMALSQIEPEKTGSPFASLSERELQIMLMITKGQKVNEISEQLNLSPKTVNSYRYRMFSKLNIHGDVELTHLAIRHGLCNAETLTSQ from the coding sequence TTGATCAACGTTCTTCTTGTTGATGACCACGAACTCGTGCGCGCAGGGATACGACGCATACTTGAAGATATAAAGGGTATTAAAGTCGCTGGTGAAGTTTGCTGCGGCGAAGACGCCGTGAAGTGGTGTCGTACTCACACAGCCGACGTAGTCCTGATGGACATGAACATGCCCGGCATTGGTGGGCTCGAAGCCACGCGTAAAATTGCGCGCGCCTACGTTGATACCAAAGTCATCATGCTGACCGTCCACACGGAAAACCCGCTGCCCGCAAAAGTCATGCAGGCCGGAGCCGCCGGTTATCTCACCAAAGGCGCAGCGCCACAGGAAGTGGTCAATGCGATTCGCTCCGTTTTCGCCGGTCAGCGCTATATCGCCTCGGATATTGCTCAACAGATGGCGTTAAGCCAGATTGAACCGGAAAAAACCGGATCGCCATTTGCCAGTTTGTCTGAGCGTGAATTGCAGATTATGCTGATGATCACCAAAGGCCAAAAGGTGAATGAGATTTCTGAGCAGCTGAATCTCAGCCCGAAAACGGTGAACAGCTACCGCTACCGTATGTTCAGTAAACTGAACATTCATGGCGATGTCGAACTCACTCACCTGGCCATTCGACATGGTCTGTGCAATGCAGAGACCCTAACCAGTCAGTGA
- a CDS encoding DUF2594 family protein: MSTPEFATAENNQELAQEVSCLKALLTLMLQAMGQADAGRVIIKMEKQIAQMEDQSQADVFAGTVKQIKQAYRQ, encoded by the coding sequence ATGAGCACACCTGAATTCGCCACCGCCGAAAATAACCAAGAACTGGCGCAGGAAGTATCCTGTCTGAAAGCGCTACTGACTCTGATGCTGCAGGCGATGGGCCAGGCCGACGCGGGTCGTGTGATCATTAAGATGGAAAAACAGATCGCCCAAATGGAAGATCAGAGCCAGGCAGATGTATTTGCCGGTACGGTTAAGCAAATTAAACAAGCTTACCGCCAGTAA
- the sdiA gene encoding transcriptional regulator SdiA — protein sequence MRDTDFFTWRRNCFLRFQEMGTADEVYHELQQQTQALEFDYYSLCVRHPVPFTRPKITVHSSYPAEWMSQYQAENYFAIDPVLKRENFIQGHLPWTDALFAEAQPLWDGARDHGIRKGISQCLMLPNHALGFLSVSRTSQFGKMMDSDEIELRLQMLVQMALTTLLRFEHEMVMPPEMKFSKREKEILKWTAEGKTSAEIAIILSISENTVNFHQKNMQKKFNAPNKTQIACYAAATGFI from the coding sequence ATGAGGGATACAGACTTTTTTACATGGAGGCGGAATTGCTTCCTCCGTTTCCAGGAGATGGGAACGGCCGACGAGGTTTATCACGAACTTCAGCAGCAAACACAGGCTCTCGAATTCGATTATTACTCACTCTGTGTGCGTCATCCGGTGCCGTTTACCCGTCCAAAAATTACGGTTCATTCCAGCTATCCGGCTGAATGGATGTCGCAATATCAGGCAGAGAATTATTTCGCGATTGATCCGGTATTAAAGCGGGAGAATTTCATTCAGGGTCATCTGCCCTGGACGGATGCATTATTCGCTGAGGCGCAACCTTTGTGGGATGGCGCGCGCGACCACGGCATTCGTAAGGGGATTTCGCAATGTTTAATGTTGCCGAATCACGCGCTCGGATTTCTCTCCGTTTCCCGCACCAGCCAGTTTGGCAAAATGATGGACAGCGATGAAATAGAGCTGCGTCTGCAGATGTTAGTGCAAATGGCGCTGACCACGTTGCTGCGATTTGAACATGAAATGGTGATGCCGCCGGAGATGAAATTCAGCAAACGCGAGAAGGAAATTCTGAAGTGGACGGCAGAGGGGAAAACGTCGGCTGAAATCGCGATTATATTGTCGATCTCAGAGAATACGGTGAACTTCCATCAGAAGAATATGCAGAAGAAATTTAATGCGCCGAATAAGACGCAGATTGCCTGCTATGCGGCGGCAACCGGATTCATCTGA
- the tcyN gene encoding L-cystine ABC transporter ATP-binding protein TcyN, which translates to MSAIDIKNLVKKFHGQTVLHGIDLEVQEGEVVAIIGPSGSGKTTLLRSINLLEQPEGGTIRVGDITIDTGKSIGQQKGLIRRLRQHVGFVFQSFNLFPHRTVLENIIEGPVIVKGEPKEEATARARELLAKVGLSGKETSYPRRLSGGQQQRVAIARALAMRPDVILFDEPTSALDPELVGEVLNTIRQLAQEKRTLVIVTHEMSFARDVADRAIFMDQGRIVEQGPAKELFTHPQHPRTRQFLDKFLTQ; encoded by the coding sequence ATGAGTGCTATCGACATCAAAAACCTGGTCAAAAAATTCCACGGGCAGACGGTGCTGCACGGCATCGATCTGGAAGTGCAAGAGGGCGAAGTGGTGGCGATTATCGGGCCGAGCGGCTCCGGGAAAACCACGCTGCTGCGCAGCATTAATTTGCTCGAGCAGCCCGAGGGCGGAACCATTCGCGTCGGGGATATCACCATTGATACCGGGAAGTCCATCGGGCAGCAGAAGGGGCTGATCCGCCGTCTGCGCCAGCACGTGGGTTTTGTCTTCCAGAGCTTTAATCTCTTCCCGCACCGCACGGTGCTGGAGAACATTATTGAAGGGCCGGTCATCGTAAAAGGTGAGCCGAAAGAGGAAGCGACCGCCCGCGCGCGGGAGCTGCTGGCGAAGGTAGGGCTTTCGGGGAAAGAGACCAGCTATCCGCGCCGTCTGTCGGGCGGACAACAGCAGCGTGTGGCGATCGCCCGCGCGCTGGCGATGCGCCCGGACGTGATCCTCTTCGATGAGCCGACCTCGGCGCTGGATCCGGAGCTGGTGGGCGAAGTGTTGAACACCATCCGCCAGCTGGCGCAGGAGAAACGCACTCTGGTGATCGTCACCCACGAGATGAGCTTTGCCCGTGACGTCGCCGACCGGGCGATTTTCATGGACCAGGGGCGCATCGTGGAGCAGGGCCCGGCAAAAGAATTGTTTACCCATCCGCAACACCCGCGCACGCGTCAGTTCCTCGACAAATTCCTGACGCAGTAA
- the tcyL gene encoding cystine ABC transporter permease, which produces MQESIQLVIDSLPYLLKGAVFTLQLSLGGMFFGLVLGFILALMRMSPILPVRWLARFYISIFRGTPLIAQLFMIYYGLPQFGIELDPIPAAMIGLSLNTAAYTSETLRAAISSIDKGQWEAAASIGMTPWQTLRRAILPQAARVALPPLSNSFISLVKDTSLAATIQVPELFRQAQLITSRTLEVFTMYLAASLIYWVMATVLSALQNYFENQLNRQERDPK; this is translated from the coding sequence ATGCAAGAAAGTATTCAACTGGTTATTGATTCCCTGCCGTACCTGCTGAAAGGGGCGGTGTTTACGCTGCAGCTCAGCCTGGGCGGGATGTTCTTTGGGCTGGTGCTGGGCTTTATCCTCGCATTGATGCGCATGTCGCCGATCCTGCCGGTACGCTGGCTGGCGCGGTTTTACATCTCGATATTTCGTGGTACGCCGCTGATCGCTCAGCTGTTTATGATCTACTACGGTTTGCCGCAGTTTGGCATCGAGCTGGATCCGATCCCGGCGGCGATGATTGGTCTGTCGCTCAACACCGCGGCGTATACCTCTGAGACCCTGCGGGCGGCGATCTCCTCGATCGATAAGGGGCAGTGGGAAGCGGCGGCCAGCATCGGCATGACGCCGTGGCAAACCCTGCGCCGCGCCATTCTGCCGCAGGCGGCACGGGTGGCGCTCCCGCCGCTCAGCAACAGCTTTATTAGCCTGGTAAAAGACACGTCGCTCGCGGCAACGATCCAGGTGCCGGAACTGTTCCGTCAGGCGCAGCTTATCACCTCGCGCACGCTGGAAGTGTTCACCATGTATCTGGCGGCGTCGCTGATTTACTGGGTGATGGCGACGGTGCTTTCCGCCCTTCAAAACTATTTTGAAAATCAGCTTAACCGCCAGGAGCGAGATCCGAAATGA
- the dcyD gene encoding D-cysteine desulfhydrase, with the protein MSLQNLTRFPRLEFIGAPTPLEYLPRFSDYLGRDIFIKRDDVTPMAMGGNKLRKLEFLAADALREGADTLITAGAIQSNHVRQTAAVAAKLGLNCVALLENPIGTRAENYLSNGNRLLLDLFNVQIEMCDALTDPAAQLEELATRVEAQGFRPYVIPVGGSNALGALGYVESALEIAQQCEGAVSLSSVVVASGSAGTHAGLAVGLEQLMPEVELIGVTVSRSVADQKPKVVNLQQAVAQQLEVQAKSDILLWDDYFAPGYGTPNEEGQEAIKLLARLEGILLDPVYTGKAMAGLIDGITQKRFKDEGPILFVHTGGAPALFAYHPHV; encoded by the coding sequence ATGTCACTGCAAAATTTAACCCGCTTTCCGCGCCTCGAGTTTATCGGCGCGCCCACGCCCCTGGAGTATTTACCGCGTTTTTCTGACTATTTAGGGCGCGATATCTTTATCAAGCGTGACGACGTGACCCCAATGGCGATGGGCGGGAACAAGCTGCGCAAGCTGGAGTTCCTCGCCGCTGACGCGCTGCGTGAAGGCGCTGATACGCTGATCACCGCCGGTGCGATCCAGTCCAACCACGTGCGCCAGACGGCGGCGGTGGCCGCGAAGCTCGGCCTGAACTGCGTGGCGCTGCTGGAGAACCCGATCGGCACGCGCGCGGAAAACTATCTCAGCAACGGCAACCGCCTGCTGCTGGATCTCTTTAACGTACAGATTGAAATGTGCGACGCCTTAACCGATCCGGCGGCGCAGCTGGAAGAGCTGGCGACGCGCGTCGAAGCTCAGGGTTTTCGTCCGTATGTGATTCCGGTCGGCGGCTCTAACGCGCTGGGTGCGCTGGGCTACGTCGAAAGTGCGCTGGAGATCGCTCAGCAGTGTGAAGGGGCGGTGAGTCTCTCGTCTGTGGTGGTGGCATCCGGCAGCGCCGGAACGCACGCCGGGCTGGCGGTCGGGCTGGAGCAGCTGATGCCGGAGGTGGAGCTGATTGGTGTCACCGTCTCCCGTAGCGTCGCGGATCAGAAGCCGAAAGTGGTGAATTTGCAGCAGGCGGTTGCGCAGCAGCTGGAAGTGCAGGCGAAGTCGGACATTTTGCTGTGGGATGACTATTTCGCGCCGGGCTACGGCACGCCGAACGAAGAAGGGCAGGAGGCGATCAAACTGCTGGCGCGTCTGGAAGGCATTCTGCTCGATCCGGTTTACACCGGGAAAGCGATGGCGGGGCTGATCGACGGCATTACCCAGAAACGCTTTAAGGATGAAGGGCCGATTCTGTTCGTTCACACCGGCGGAGCGCCTGCGTTGTTTGCCTATCATCCTCACGTCTGA
- the tcyJ gene encoding cystine ABC transporter substrate-binding protein, with translation MKLALLGRQALMGVMAVALVAGMSAKTFAAENLLNKVKERGTLLVGLEGTYPPFSFQGDDGKLTGFEVEFAEELAKHLGVKASLKPTKWDGMLASLDSKRIDVVINQVTISDERKKKYDFSTPYTVSGIQALVKKGNEGTIKSAADLKGKKVGVGLGTNYEEWLRQNVQGVDIRTYDDDPTKYQDLRVGRIDAILVDRLAALDLVKKTKDTLAVAGDAFSRQEAGVAIRKDNQDLVKAIDDAIAEMQKDGSLKALSEKWFGADVTK, from the coding sequence ATGAAATTAGCACTTCTGGGTCGTCAGGCGCTGATGGGCGTCATGGCTGTTGCGCTGGTCGCAGGGATGAGCGCGAAAACCTTCGCCGCTGAAAATCTGCTGAATAAAGTGAAAGAACGCGGCACGCTGCTGGTGGGACTGGAAGGCACTTATCCGCCATTCAGTTTCCAGGGCGATGACGGCAAGCTGACCGGTTTCGAGGTCGAGTTTGCTGAAGAGCTGGCAAAACATCTGGGCGTGAAAGCCTCGCTGAAACCGACCAAATGGGACGGAATGCTGGCCTCGCTGGATTCCAAACGTATCGACGTGGTCATCAACCAGGTGACCATCTCTGACGAGCGTAAGAAGAAATATGATTTCTCGACGCCGTACACCGTCTCCGGTATTCAGGCGCTGGTGAAGAAGGGCAACGAAGGCACGATTAAATCTGCCGCCGATCTGAAAGGCAAAAAAGTGGGTGTGGGTCTTGGCACCAACTATGAAGAGTGGCTGCGCCAGAACGTGCAGGGCGTGGATATTCGTACCTATGATGATGACCCGACCAAATATCAGGATCTGCGCGTAGGCCGTATCGATGCCATCCTGGTTGACCGTCTGGCGGCGCTGGATCTGGTGAAGAAAACCAAAGACACCCTGGCCGTGGCCGGTGATGCCTTCTCCCGTCAGGAAGCCGGTGTGGCTATCCGCAAGGATAACCAGGACCTGGTCAAAGCGATCGACGATGCGATTGCTGAGATGCAAAAAGACGGCAGCCTCAAGGCGCTCTCCGAGAAGTGGTTCGGGGCAGACGTCACCAAGTAA
- the fliZ gene encoding flagella biosynthesis regulatory protein FliZ, producing the protein MTVQQSKRRPLSRYLKDFKHSQTHCAHCNKLLDRITLVRRGEIVNKIAISRLDTLMDESAWQAEQQEWVALCRFCGDLHCKEQSDFFDIIGFKQFLFEQTEMSHGTVREYVVRLRRLGQHLTQQNISRDLLDTGYLDENLEPWLPATSTNNYRIALRKYAQYKAQMPGVMKQKVYAGTTSDIY; encoded by the coding sequence ATGACGGTGCAGCAATCTAAAAGACGGCCTTTAAGCCGCTACCTAAAAGACTTTAAACACAGCCAGACGCATTGCGCCCACTGCAATAAGTTGCTCGACCGTATCACGCTGGTTCGTCGCGGCGAAATCGTGAATAAGATCGCGATCTCTCGTCTCGACACCCTGATGGATGAATCCGCGTGGCAGGCAGAGCAGCAGGAGTGGGTGGCACTCTGTCGATTCTGTGGCGATCTGCATTGCAAAGAGCAAAGCGATTTCTTCGACATCATCGGCTTTAAACAATTCCTGTTTGAGCAAACTGAGATGAGCCATGGCACCGTGCGCGAATATGTGGTTCGCCTGCGTCGCCTGGGTCAGCATCTGACACAGCAAAACATCTCCCGCGATCTGCTGGACACCGGTTATCTGGATGAGAATCTGGAGCCGTGGTTGCCTGCAACCAGCACCAACAACTATCGCATCGCCCTGCGTAAGTACGCGCAATATAAAGCGCAAATGCCGGGTGTGATGAAGCAGAAAGTCTACGCCGGAACAACTTCTGATATATATTAA
- a CDS encoding RNA polymerase sigma factor FliA, with amino-acid sequence MNSLYTADGVMDKHSLWQRYVPLVRHEALRLQVRLPASVELDDLLQAGGIGLLNAVDRYDALQGTAFTTYAVQRIRGAMLDELRSRDWVPRSVRRNAREVAHAIGQLEQELGRNATETEVAERLGIAVADYRQMLLDTNNSQLFSYDEWREEHGDSIELVTDENQQQNPLHHLLEGNLRSRVMEAIEALPEREQLVLTLYYQEELNLKEIGAVLEVGESRVSQLHSQAIKRLRTKLGKL; translated from the coding sequence GTGAATTCACTCTATACCGCTGATGGTGTAATGGATAAACACTCGCTGTGGCAGCGTTATGTCCCGCTGGTGCGTCATGAAGCGTTGCGCCTCCAGGTGCGATTGCCGGCGAGTGTGGAACTGGACGACCTGCTACAGGCGGGCGGTATCGGGTTACTGAATGCAGTGGACCGGTACGACGCTCTGCAAGGAACGGCATTTACGACTTACGCAGTACAGCGTATTCGGGGTGCGATGCTGGACGAACTGCGCAGCCGTGACTGGGTGCCACGTAGTGTTCGCCGCAATGCCCGCGAAGTGGCACATGCAATAGGACAGCTGGAACAGGAACTGGGACGTAACGCGACGGAAACTGAAGTGGCGGAACGTCTTGGCATTGCTGTGGCAGATTATCGCCAGATGTTGCTCGATACCAATAACAGCCAGCTCTTCTCTTATGACGAGTGGCGTGAAGAGCATGGCGATAGCATCGAGCTGGTGACTGATGAAAATCAGCAACAAAACCCGTTACACCATTTACTGGAAGGTAATTTGCGCTCGCGCGTGATGGAAGCGATTGAAGCGTTACCGGAACGTGAGCAACTGGTGTTAACCCTCTACTACCAGGAAGAGCTGAATCTGAAGGAGATCGGCGCGGTACTGGAAGTCGGGGAGTCGCGGGTGAGCCAATTGCATAGTCAGGCCATCAAACGCTTACGGACCAAACTGGGTAAGTTATAG
- a CDS encoding acyl-CoA reductase gives MPQSFESLRFRVGDGQVLAQMPEAKPRMPFDSEVMAFLHSFSKIVLALPQARPHSDVISLAFWCRKAALEKMKQTLQYKERLLGRGVAFHIAPSNVAVNFAYSLFAGLLTGNANVVRLPSKMFVQVDIICEALNQALQQHVAIRELICLVQYGHEREINNALSALSQSRLIWGGDKTIALIRQSPLSPRAVDVAFADRYSIAIIHADEYLAADNKQRIAQNFFNDTLLTDQLACTSPKVVVWLGERKAEARAQFWAHFESYLQDRPDPEAVSVVKTLADYCQRAAQNPALKYIPSGTRHIFRVEAEAVSQEMLDTHHGNGLFYEWLVNDISEIMSICGEKCQTVATFGVSRNNIEAFIVNHAPKGVDRIVSFGETMEFSLHWDGYDLLKTLTRTITLSPDY, from the coding sequence ATGCCGCAGAGTTTTGAATCATTACGCTTCCGGGTGGGTGACGGGCAGGTCCTGGCGCAGATGCCCGAGGCAAAGCCGCGTATGCCCTTTGATTCTGAAGTCATGGCATTCCTGCACAGCTTCTCGAAAATAGTACTGGCACTACCGCAGGCGCGTCCGCACAGCGATGTGATCTCACTCGCATTCTGGTGTCGAAAAGCGGCGCTGGAGAAAATGAAACAGACACTCCAGTATAAAGAGCGACTGTTGGGTCGGGGCGTTGCGTTTCATATTGCGCCGTCGAATGTGGCGGTCAATTTTGCCTACTCGCTGTTTGCCGGATTACTCACCGGAAATGCCAATGTTGTGCGCCTGCCGTCAAAAATGTTCGTGCAGGTCGATATTATTTGCGAGGCCCTTAATCAGGCGCTGCAACAACATGTTGCGATACGTGAATTGATCTGTCTGGTGCAATATGGGCATGAGCGCGAAATTAATAACGCGCTGTCAGCACTATCTCAGTCACGTTTAATTTGGGGCGGCGATAAAACCATTGCCTTAATTCGCCAGTCGCCGCTTTCCCCTCGCGCTGTCGATGTGGCCTTTGCGGATCGCTATTCCATTGCCATTATTCACGCCGATGAATATCTCGCCGCCGACAATAAACAACGCATCGCCCAAAACTTTTTTAACGATACCCTGTTAACCGATCAGCTGGCGTGTACCTCGCCAAAAGTGGTGGTATGGCTGGGAGAACGAAAAGCCGAGGCGCGCGCGCAGTTTTGGGCGCATTTTGAATCTTACCTGCAAGACAGGCCTGATCCCGAAGCCGTTTCGGTGGTGAAAACCCTCGCCGATTATTGCCAGCGGGCAGCCCAAAACCCGGCGTTAAAATATATTCCGTCCGGGACGCGACATATTTTCCGGGTAGAGGCAGAAGCGGTAAGTCAGGAGATGCTGGACACTCATCATGGGAATGGACTCTTTTATGAGTGGCTGGTGAATGACATCAGTGAAATTATGTCTATCTGCGGGGAAAAATGTCAGACTGTTGCGACATTCGGCGTATCAAGAAATAATATTGAGGCGTTTATTGTTAACCATGCCCCTAAAGGCGTTGATCGAATAGTTTCTTTTGGTGAAACCATGGAGTTTTCACTGCACTGGGACGGCTATGATCTGCTAAAAACATTAACGCGGACAATCACTTTGTCGCCTGACTATTAG